The sequence below is a genomic window from Harmonia axyridis chromosome 1, icHarAxyr1.1, whole genome shotgun sequence.
AATCACCTACTCCAATTAGTTACAAGCATGGACATCTAGAGATAGCTCTGCAGTATGACGCACCTATGAGAAAAATGACTGTTCATGTTCTACAAGCCAGAGATCTACCCAGTAGAGAACGTGGACAACCCACAAACACTCAGGTGACTACAAAAATACATCAGATTATTCATTAGAACACCTGAACAAAAAAGCCTGTCTTAGATGTATCTCTTCATTTTTCTCTGCAACTAAAAACGGAGTAGCAAACTTCAAAGTTTTCAGTTTGCCTTCATTATAAGAGCAGATTTATTTGCTAGCACTTGCCATTGAATATAGGTAAGCCACAAATGTTAACTCTATGTTTTCCCTCAGGTTCGCCTCATATTACTCCCCAGCAAAAAGCAGAAATTCAAAACCAAGATCAGAACTGGAGATAACCCTCAGTACATGGAGAGTTTTCTTCTACATAGGATCAATCCAGGTAACTTTGACCGTTTAAGAAAAGTTTAAGTTTACCAAACTTCTGAATTTCATTGCAGAAGACGTGAATTCGATGGGATTAAGACTTCGACTCTATGGATGTGAAAGAATGAGGAAAGAGAGGCTGATTGGCGAGGCGATGGTAAGCTTTGCCAACATCAACCTGGAGCTGGAcaacaacttctggttgaaccTAGAGCCCCGTTGTAACACCTCTGTGAGTAGATATCTACTGGAATAATCTCAGGAAGTATTCTCTAGATTCTGATGAAATTTTAAGTGGACCAAAGACATTTATGGTATTTCATATGACAAAAGAGAAAATTAGATCAAGCATCGCTGGGCATCGTCACTATTTGAAATTGTGACCACAAGCTTTCTCAAGGAATGCGTCAGACACTTGAGTGGACTTCACCGCTTCTTTAGAccaattttcttatttattttagGAACATTTTATTGACGTTGTCTTCAACTTTCAGCTCAATGCCACTGGTTGTGGAGATGTAATGAGCTTGACAAGATCCGATAGCACTGGGTCTACCCATTCTTTGTCCATGCAACATGGTGGTGTTCCGGAACTACTACTAGGTCTTTCTTACAATGCCACCACTGGTAGACTGAGGGTTGAAGTGGTTAAAGGCTCACACTTCAGGTGAATATCTATCATATTCATATAAGCAGTTGAAATATTCTTCATGATGTATTTCTCCATACCTATTTATTTGTAAGCACTCGACGGAACTGCATTCTGCATTTGGACACTATTGTTTTTTCAGTAGAAATCGATATTACTTTTATTCAATAACTACAATTTTCGAatctttcattttattgatttcttgCTATTTCGTATCTTATTAGTTTTTGGAACGTCAGATAAAAAACCGATCACAGCTAAAAAGCTGGGAATTTAACCATTCTTCGAAACTAACTAGGTATATCTCCCTAACCCGAAATTCATTCCTCTAGAAATTTCTCGGCCAACAAAGCACCAGATACTTTCGTCAAGCTCAATTTGGTCAGCAGCACTGGACATGAATTGGCTCACAGCAAAACAACAGTGAGGAGAGGCCAACCGAATCCTCTCTTCAAGGAAACATTTATATTTCAGGTGAGTGCAGAAGGATTCTAGTTAATTTGATAACCTTCAGCGTTCTTAACGCTCATTCAAATCTTTGAGTCTCagaaactgaaaataattaggtgtacaactttgcttctgccgttttacaatagatggctgtagcggtaagtggtaatcGGAATAATtagattgtagatgtcatataataagattaggtatttgtaaacataacgccatcgaaatattagtcgatttctgtctgcatcataaaattcttgtcattggcgagaggttttaattttctgcttaatatgaagaaatctgcggctgagcctcatcgaatgctctcaaatatctgtgGTGAGGTTATcattgaaagaacgtgccgagagtggtttcaacgattcaagaacggtgattttgaccagcatggcggtggaagagagaagtttttcgaaaatacagaattggaggtattaattgatcaagactcgtgttaaacgcgacaaaaattggcaggatcattgggagtgacgcaacagcCCATTTCAATTCGCCTGAAAgtaatgggaatgattcagaaacaaggaaattaggtgccgtacgagttaaagccgagatatgttgaatggcgtttgtttgcttgagaacaactgcttgcaaggcaaagacagaagggatttcttcatcgcattgtgattggagacgagaaatgggttcattaaaaaaatcccaagcgcagaaaatcatcgacggccaaacccaatattcacggttccaaagtcatacccagtatttggtgggaccagctcagcgtagtgtattatgtgtTGTTAAAACCGGCTAAAACAATCAGATTGTTATccaacgcaattaatgcgtttgggccgagcattgaagaacaaacggccgcaatacaacgagagacatgataagttattttacagtatgacaatgctcggcctcatgttgcgaaagaggtcaagacatacttggtaacgttgaaatgggaagtcctacctcacccgccgtattctctagacgttgctccctcggactatcacttgtttaggTCAATAGCagacggcctggctgaccagcaggTATAAAGTTGtgtccagcgatggacaatacttcgaatctaaaatgtataaccagttattTACAATAAAGACTCGGATTTCGTTATCTGGGTAGCTGCCACTTTTGAagcaaacaattttttcgaaaaaaagattttcgataagaaaatgatctacgccactggataagttTGGTAGGAGAAACTTACCTAACTCGAAATATCACATTATCAAGACCTATCACATTATAAATACCTATCACATTATAAATAcctaaaattaaaacaattaatgtaataatactagagttaaaAGCAACAAGCAACATTAACAtcatatatctcgaaaacgaagcttgctAGGATTTATgattatatgaacttttttcatgaaaaaagttattcTATCTGATGccaaatttattcaacaaaaaCCTGGTCCAGCCTGTATCTATGAAAATGGAAACAttaaaaaatcaccctgtagcaCAGAAACCATTACATCTAGACTTTATCTATCTGTAGCATCTTTGGTTTCATCGGAAAATAGCACCCTATAGCAAAAACCGCATCGCTCTATCTCTACTCAAAAATCCCTACGAATTTTAGTtgagccaccctgtatacttcaaCCGCAAAACATATTAATTCTCAATTTGCGTGAATACCTCTCGGTGTAAACGTCCTAAGGCATCGAAATGTCGCCACTAGTCTATTTCAAAAACGGATCTGTCGAAGTGTGGTAGAAGATGGTCgttatttcaaatgattcatCTTCGACTTTTAAAGTCCGATGTGCGCCATCCGTAGGACTGCGCTCAAGGCTGACGCAGCCGACGAGCCGATGAACCAAGTTTTTTAAGGTGATTTAACCTTAGCAGCTCTCTTAACGTGAACGTAAATGTTGTCCTGGAAATACAGTAACTCCCATTATTATTTCTGTCGTTTCGGGTTGAACAGACTCACTTCCACAAGCTTGCTATTTACGAAACCTATTACGAATTTTTCGATGTTATCGATTCGAGACACGCGATTCTGTGCAGAGTCGATGTCGCCTTGGACTCGATGAATGTTTGAAGATACACCTCTTTTTCGCTTAAATTTTAGATGGAGTTTTTCGGGTAGTTGAGGGCAAGCAGCGTTGGGCGTGAGTAACATCTGGATGGGAGCCCACCCTTTATGGTTTTTCcaatacaattttaaattaaaaagaaaCATATAAACTACTCAGTGAGATACACTTTATGTATGGAAAATACAtatgcgtacaactttgcttccaccgtttttttccgaaattcgaggctttattgtagaaaactggTTTTACATTAATGGTGGAtatatgcaccagtcctaagaactaagactaaacctaagtactaagaactaagaattgaacgctaacaaatcaaagagggcgtttatgcaagtttcctaagaactaaaactaacactagcaggccaactgttaactaagaactaagaactcaggtaaaatataaaattgtgcGTGCgtcgcatagaatttcaatatcaacgagtaccagtttctatcattttatgttctttattcgtgttcatcgatgaaaagtattaggtgtatttgaaaaaatttgatttaattttttcacaataaatatcaatgtcaaacatcaaagtatagaacaaatagcacgtgcgcatgccttaactgagaactaacaagagagtgcataaacgctactgaattcttaggtttagttcttagtatcatcaagtaaggcgtagattcgtcgaataggcccaaaatgagattgccgttgttcccgattttcataagcgaattttatttagcgatgaagcgtacttctggttgaatggctacgccaacaaacaaaactgtcgcatttggagtgaagctaatcctcaagtgtatgtcgaaacaccgttacatccaaaaaaactgactgtttgctgcgctttatgggctggtggaatcattggtccgtacttcttcaaaaatgatgatggccagaacgttacagtcaatggtgatcggtatagagccatgattactaactttttcattcctgaattgaacaaccatgaggtccaggagctgtggttccaacaagccggcgcaacatgtcacacagctcgtgccacaattgatttattgaaagtaacgtttggtgaccgcctaatttcacgttttggacttgtgaattggcctccaagttcttgtgattcaacaccactagaatactttctgtggggctatgtaatttcattggtctatgcggataacccacaaacccttgaccatttggaagacaacattcgccttgttattgccgatatacagccacaaatgttggaaaaatgcatcgaaaattggacgtccagattggactacatccgagccagccgtggcggtcatatgccagaaatcatattcagaatgtaatgccacaagattatcttgcggataaataaaattcatgtcaatcgaatgatccatcgttgtttaagtGCAATTTATAGTTCTAatgctctaaaaaaaacaccctttacattccgTATTCTTAACTCTTCTTTATATTACCTTCCATTTCAGGTGGCCCTCTTTCAGCTAGCTGACGTTACCCTGATGATATCAGTCTACAACCGCAGGAGAATGGCAAAAAAGAAGGAGATGGTCGGCTGGTTCAGCCTAGGCTTGAACTCAAGCGGCGCAGAAGAACTGGCGCACTGGATGGACATGAAGGAGTTCCAGCAGCAGCAGATCCTGCGATGGCACGTCCTGGTGCAGTCATAGCCTCGGGTTACTCCACATATCGAGCCAAGGGTTGATTTTCCATTCGGTATATTCTAGGGTTTTTCCGGAAGTGGATCCCGGAACTCCGGCCTTGCATCCCTTCTGGGCGCGGTTCCGGGGTTAGGTTTGTTCAGGCTCCAGGTTTGGATCACCTCGCCTGGACTTTTATCTCGTGATTTTTGTGATATAATTCCGTGTCTTGCAAGGGTTccctttttttatatttcacgttTATTGGAAGGGTTTTCCGCTTTGGAATGGATACTGAAGGATCAAGCGTTGACGTTTCGACAtttagtgcaattttattttattgttataaCTCGTACTTTAAGTTCTTTTCATATTGCATCtcttagaattttttttaatatcgcttagatttttattgaaacttaGTTTTTTATTCGTATTGTTTCTTCATTGTTTTTTCTTGCACAAATAAAGTtctattcttttatttttactcCTTTAGCTCCtgttcctttttttatttcgtttgatGCTGcatttttaattataattttttattgttgcaATTGAGTCTTTAATCTTTTATGAGTACCTATATTACAGTTTTTATCATATCTGCAATATAATACTTGTTCTATGATCCAAAAAGCGTGATAACTTTATAATTCGAACTCGCCCTGTGTTGAAGATTGCTATGTACCAAACACTAGtccaaaaatttcatttggaaCATCTAAAATTGATTTTCAGGTTCAGTTTTTGGGTGATAATGcagatataacaaaaaataacatatgctATACGTGTATAGGTGTCTTTACAGCAGTTGCACCTTTGAGAGCACCCTGATCTGATATACTTATGCACCTGTATCATAAATTTATTCAGCTTTTAATTTGATGTATTCTTgagattgttgattttcatgctGTTTTCGTGAAATGAACACTTTATCTATTTTGAACCTAGGTTGAATGACGAACAACGTTCAACGCttgaaaaatcatggaaatttCTTGCACTTTAACTATAGTGCTACAGAAGATGCATACAGAAGAtgtcttcaatttttataatttcagataacccaaataaatttgaaaataaaatactatAGGTGataggtattgaaaaaaaaattatcttaaaATTAGATCTTTGATTCAAAAACATCTAGATTTCAACACTTGAGATCCAAATATATGTTATAAATAATGATTGACGCCATTCTCTGGtgaaaaaatatgatatatcacatttcaaattttctaattcctacagttttttcaatttctattcTGTACCTTAagctattttaaatttttagataattttatatgtttataattgaattttatgCATCTTCTCAAGAATGaatgtttcaaagaaaaatcTTCATGgtaaatttcaaattcattctCAACACTGTGAATTAagctcaacaaaaaaaaatgctgatagacatttaaaaaaaaaattcaaatatataaaatttaaatatgcGGAACCCCTGCTCTTTTTTTATATCTATACtatttaaatgaagaaaaagcaaACAATTCGAAGGTATTTGTAAGTTTTTGGATGTATTGAGAAGAATccactaaaaatattttataggaACCATTTGGAAACGGATTAAAATATCTGGTATGTCCAGATCAAAGCTGAGCGTAATAAAACTCTTAGACTGTTTATTAAATCTCAGAATATATACACAAACGTAAGTCAGAATGTCTCAACTGAACTGTATGTATTCACTCGCTTTAGTTATTTAGCTTCAGCATTCTCAAAGCTGAATTTGATTTGTGCACCCAGTTGAGGATCAATTCCTGAAAGAATTTGCCAGTCCTGTCCTGACCCATTGACTGGCAACAAAGCGCATGTATCTACTTATACACACAAAGTATgtattcatattgaatttctGTATATTATTGATGTTACAagattttataaaattttatacttcaaattttatattgatgaaCCACCTCAAAAATTGATCATAATAAGACGCCTTGTTTTTTAGTCTTATTACTTTGTAGAGCAATTTTTGAGGCTGGTATTTATTGAGCCCAGCGCCATCTATTGTCGTTTAACGAGCTGTAAAGATTGGGGCTGGTGGAATTTTGTGATCCCTTTCATGTTAACTTATGTAAACCTGAATTTAGGGTTCTGTCGATTCGATTTTGAACCTCTATGTTATGGCTGTTCGTTTGAAACATCCACCAGCTCCAAGAGTGTAAATGGAAATACCTAATTGTAAATTCCATGATTGTGATATGCAAAATTTACtaaatttaaatcaaaaaagaaaaaacaaagaaTGAATGTTTTGCTTTCAATAAAGCGGATATTTTCCATTCTATCTTCATGAATTTCAATTGTCAATTTCATGTGTTCATGATAATatgaaagttaaaaaaaaagaagatgtGGCACGTTTGTGATTTGTATGTATTTGGATAacctttttcataaaaaattgaacCTTAGAAGGGTTCTTATAGATGTGGTCGGTAAAGGTGAATAAACggaaaaaaattggatttaaTGTTACCCTGAAAAATTGAAGTTGAAATCATTCATTTCATGCAGAAGTCCAAGTTTTTCGGATTGTAACCAATGCTTATACGCTCGTCTAGCTTATCTATGATTCCGATTGGATGTTATTCATATAATTCATTGATCGGGATCATCGTTAATTCCAATTTTCTTCTTTCTCATAGATTGCAAAATTATTCTCGCACAAGATTGGTCTCAGGAactgacaaaataaaaaatgtcatATTAACAGTAACTTGATTTTATTTAAGGAATGAATCCTCACTTTGACTTCCAAATCCAACACATGAAATAAAAGTTGCATGCATGAAATCTTTATTATTAAATACTTAAATTCGATGTACGAATTTAAGATTCACTCTGAATATTTACGAGCAATTCGATCGTATCTATTGTAACTGAAATGTTGAggatttctttcaatattattattgaattgtcCCTGATCGTGAATAAGTGATCTATATGAAATCAGGCAAGGAGCTTGATATTTCTATTTTAcatatgaattcaaaatttcttcttgatccaattcatagtttttgaaattaaaaagaaaacaaaattctgaCGACCTTTTTCAAGTAACCCAGCCGTGGAATTCAAGGTCTGAAACTTCCAAGATTCTaagtttttcaattgaaattaatcCTGTTGAAGGAATTTCCAGAAATCGACATATTTACCACAAATCCTTTTTCTTCTATATTTTATCGACTTAAAACAGGTAAGTACCTACTTCGAAATGGTAATTTGAGTTTAGGAGAGAAAAAAATCGACCAGAGTCGTATCAGGGAAATACAGTGGTAGTTCGATAAGATTGGTTAAGTCTATATCAAAAGAAATTGATTTTTCGTACTTAAAATTCGATTTGCAATGAACATGAATTGAGATGAAATAACAGATAAAGTTCAATATGAATGATGATGAGATCATTGAGATCTATGAATACGAATACAGGTGATTTTTGACAATAACAATAAGCTTTAAAAAATAAGGTGTTAATCTTGTTTATGTGAATTTCGAacatctgaaattattttagttTTGTTTTACCATTTCAGAGCCCTGATAAAGATTTTATAATGAAGTCGAAACTAGTTGGCCTTTTTTCCAAAAAGTTTTTGTGAATAAATCGTGATCACCTGTATAATGTCCGCGTGAGTAAAAAGAATAATTGTGACAACtaagcatttttttttttttttttatcttccaGGTAAGTGAGATTTGTGAATTAATAAATTCTTGTACCTTTTTGAAATCCTCTGAAATTTGTATAAGTGAATGACTTATTCGAAGCATGCTTGATATCAcagaaaaagttgaaatattgCTCGAATATTCGACGATGTACTGCTCCATTGGTTTCAGTGGAAAGATTAGATGGACTTTTGCCAGATATCTCGAATATTTGGCAAATGGAGCTATGCAAACctgcaaaattataaaatttaatacAAATTAAGACACACTGATGGGTTCAATAATTTCACAGCTGTCTTGTCATCGGAAAGTTGTGAAGGCCATCAAATTTGAAGtttattgaatattaaaataataaaatatgaaacttatgatgaagaaaaattatattcgGCGCTTCCTTGTTCCAAAAAGTAACGACAACTTGAAAACTCAGTGCGTAGAAAAGTTTTtccgaatttttttattcaaattaatgcAAAAGAATTCTAACTGTCTAGATTACATATTTGCAATGTAATAGATCGTAAAATGTTCCCTtcggattgaaaataaaatttaatgttCCGTAATTGAGCAGATATGTAAATTAATTCATGTAACATGGGTTTTCTATGCCTTTCAATTATTTAAAAGAAGATTACATACAAGAGAATTGATAACTATGTAAATGAATTGAAGTGAAAACTACAAGCTTTTTTAATGTTCGTATAATGTAAGGTATAATTATTATCGATTTATTACTGTGAATGTCCTTCTCTTCAAGCTTAACACTTTTCACGAATTAATTCTACAAAATTCACAATCAAATGCAATAGCAatcatttgatattatgatGTCAAGATAAAGTGAAAAGATATgttcacgaaaaaaaattgaatttttcgcatTCTCATACCATGAATGtcaaaatttcaacagaaaatagGAGTTTTTACTTAGTTCTTTCATTATTTGGTCTTCATTTGAGGTCTCCTGGTTCTCCACTATTCATTATAACTTTCTAATATATGAATAATGCTATTAATGTCGTACAATAGAATTTGAATACAATTATGTGTGTAATAATCAAAAGATGACCACAACGAAAACTGACATTCTTATGGATTAAGAATGATAATGAGAAATAAATGCAAGAATCCTTTCGATTCTATCGATTCATTATGATAATTAGGTAGATGAGCAGCGATTTCTATTCATTTGCCAATTTGAAATCGAATTCATCAGCGAAAATAATGTTATTTTCGaacgaaaatgggttcattcaTATTGAGCATGTATATTTGTTCTATTGATTATAAAACATCTAGGTACAAACgtcaattcaattgaaaatcttgagttggTTATGTTTTCGCATAAATTTCGGAAATTTTGCAAACTGACCTGAAAATTTTTAGGTCACTTTTACTTATCGTTTTGGGAGATTTTATTTTTGGTCACGATAATGATGAATTGTAAAAAGTAGTTATAAGTGATAATGAAGGCTATTTACATCGATAGCTTTGGTATCTGAAATGGTCACTTGATAAGTTGATATTCTTGAGAAAACCTGATAATATGAGAGGATATGAGATCGATCTCAAAATAAGATAACAAAAAATCTTATGGAAAATGTAGATGATGGCATTTCCGGTACAGCCGGAAATGACAgagtaaatattgaaatttttgcagAAAAACTACATATTTTACTTAATGATTGTAATATTCCTCTCTCACAGCTATATTCTATAGTTTTGTAGTGATATCTTGCATTATGCACCTGACTTGAGTAGTatattatgattttattataattatttgttatattatttctcaattttgttcttcaatctcttcaaaTTCATTAAGTTTAGGATCGAAAACAAAAAGATACCTCCTACAAGTATTAGTTCGAGAACACACTGATCGCTTGAAAAATAATCCGTTAATAACATTTCacactattaggccaattgaaaagtcccaggtctgattcacagatggcggtgctagtatcaaatccatatgattttatgttagtaccaaccttcaaacgatacatgttaaaatttgacagcagtctgaccattactttgtgagatattgcgttgtgagtgtagctacttttgtcatttgaaaaaagatggaaaacaaagaatttcgtgtgctgatatatattgctttttgaagggaaaaaatacctacagttgaagcaaaatcttagcttgatgaagaatttccggggtctgcactaggaatatcaaccatcattgattgatatgctaagtttaaacgtgatcaaatgagcaccgaagacggcgaacacagtggacgcccaaaaggaGGTGTTACCGACgaataaatcaaaaaagttcacaaaataattttgaatgaccgtaaagtgaagttgatcgagatagaaaCGAATATGTGTACATGAGAAagatgtgtgcaaaatggatgcTGCGCGAGctaacaatcgatcaaaagcaacaacgttttaatgattatgaacagtgtttgaagctgtttaagtgcaataaacctgcatTTTCGCATCGATAAGTGACAATGGTTGAAatatggctccattatttcactccggaatccaatcgacagtcagatgagtggactgcacaggatgaaccgaattcaaagcgaggaaaaacacaacagtcagctggcaaggttatggcatcagtattctgggatgtgcaaggtataatattcaatgattacctccaaaagggccatcaacagcgatcattataaagcgttattgaatcgtttaaaggatgaaatctttaaaaaaccgccccatttgaagaaaaaaagctGCTGTTCCATGaagacaatgcgccatgtcacgaatcaatgaaaaccataccccagcgacttttttcggttctcagacctcagaagaatgctcgctggaaagaaatttagcgccaatgaagaagtaatcgccgaaactgaggcctattttggagcgaaagacaaatcgtacaacaaaaatggtatcgaaaagttgtaagatcgctataatcgctgtatcgccctcgaaggcaactatgttgaatagtaaaatcgaattttgccaaaaaaatgtgttttacttcaATATtaagaccagggacttttcaattggcttgttatattatattgtgaagaaaaaatacctaatgtcattttttttcaataaatatttatattgaattcgtTGAATTTGGAGAGACACTGTGGTGAAAAGATTCAGAAACCAAGCGAATGCTTCCCTtgagttttcatttttgatgattttctataaaaaaaattgtatcgtaATAAGTGAATAATGGTTTAACGTCTGtgtatcaaaaaattgaataaatttcacggcattcagacaattttacAATTCTGGAAAGAGTATCTCCCCTTCAGCTTCCTCGATGGCTCAAGTGACTAGAGCATCGGACTatttattcggaggttgcgggttcgagtcccgctcggggaggtactttctccagaattgaaaaattgtctgaatgtcGTGAAATTTATTcagtatacgctctattagtgatgacgtctcacaccgccattttagttctcctgtcagtgttcggaatccaaacaaacaaattatcattcaaattagtacgttgtcgttgaagaaattggctcatTTCGATAAACAAGATTAttcaaggaacgattttactattaattgatagacagaaggaaggAGATTAATGcaagtaagttcgaacttgaagttcaactaataaacacggctttttacaaaatctggggaatgatacaggattcaaacttactggtattaacctcgttctttctgtatatcaattaatactgtaatcgttcctcaaatactcttatttatgaaaataagccaattccttcaacaacaccgtactaatttgaatgacaatttatttgtcattccgaacactgacagaagaaaCCAAACATatcggtgtgtgacgtcacactaatagagcgtatactaAATAAATTTCACgacattcagacaatttttc
It includes:
- the LOC123671679 gene encoding synaptotagmin-16 isoform X1; protein product: MLITDHLKAAGGVTMLGTFAGIIVVMVMLLLYIRNRRSWWNSVSGMSCCDENCPPVSLRSVPPPPVPSARQLAAHELAKNSFDMVDRRTDSENYTNQHRDLPLHPLKETAAPFFPPEQDLISLVEKGRVGISSNSSCCSSNTSSVGEKHEEISTERHVHHTDDMNTRTSSDIKESKIDNQGVDYKKCQTSPTLEEIDVKSNKHCIVMMNNDMEIANLPSTSISDHNIIQHQVESPTPISYKHGHLEIALQYDAPMRKMTVHVLQARDLPSRERGQPTNTQVRLILLPSKKQKFKTKIRTGDNPQYMESFLLHRINPEDVNSMGLRLRLYGCERMRKERLIGEAMVSFANINLELDNNFWLNLEPRCNTSLNATGCGDVMSLTRSDSTGSTHSLSMQHGGVPELLLGLSYNATTGRLRVEVVKGSHFRNFSANKAPDTFVKLNLVSSTGHELAHSKTTVRRGQPNPLFKETFIFQVALFQLADVTLMISVYNRRRMAKKKEMVGWFSLGLNSSGAEELAHWMDMKEFQQQQILRWHVLVQS
- the LOC123671679 gene encoding synaptotagmin-16 isoform X2, with the translated sequence MDLFCLSPCCRKKAKNSFDMVDRRTDSENYTNQHRDLPLHPLKETAAPFFPPEQDLISLVEKGRVGISSNSSCCSSNTSSVGEKHEEISTERHVHHTDDMNTRTSSDIKESKIDNQGVDYKKCQTSPTLEEIDVKSNKHCIVMMNNDMEIANLPSTSISDHNIIQHQVESPTPISYKHGHLEIALQYDAPMRKMTVHVLQARDLPSRERGQPTNTQVRLILLPSKKQKFKTKIRTGDNPQYMESFLLHRINPEDVNSMGLRLRLYGCERMRKERLIGEAMVSFANINLELDNNFWLNLEPRCNTSLNATGCGDVMSLTRSDSTGSTHSLSMQHGGVPELLLGLSYNATTGRLRVEVVKGSHFRNFSANKAPDTFVKLNLVSSTGHELAHSKTTVRRGQPNPLFKETFIFQVALFQLADVTLMISVYNRRRMAKKKEMVGWFSLGLNSSGAEELAHWMDMKEFQQQQILRWHVLVQS